Proteins encoded together in one Gadus chalcogrammus isolate NIFS_2021 chromosome 18, NIFS_Gcha_1.0, whole genome shotgun sequence window:
- the ush1gb gene encoding pre-mRNA splicing regulator USH1G yields the protein MNDRYHRAARDGYLDVLKEATRKELNAPDEDGMTPTLWAAYHGNIGALRLIVGRGGDPDKCDMWGNTPLHLAAANGHPSCLSFLVVFGANVWCLDNDYHTPLDMAAAKSHMECVRYLDSIAAKQIGLNTKLVSRLKDRAFRAAERRIKDCAQLQRKHHERMEKRFMKEASAAAAAAATEDNSDAISFNSYTTGSSTRCNTVTSNVPYSQATLHSTAKGKAKIQKKLEKKKQGDGTFKIYEDGRKSVRSLAGLQMGSDVMFLKQGTYAGPRERSRHNLREMFSRGVHDNMMDDYADTVSRAISDPGLHEAASSEVSADSGRDSLFTRPGLGTMVFRRNYLSGGMFDAGPRDEGSVADSEPVGRAPNVRLRGRLPLRSPSLDEVSIGSGLSLQERNLQELPWEDEDLELDDEMEPENSPLETFLASQSLGELVSVFMREKIDLQALLLCSDHDLNSIHVPLGPRKKLLDACRRRVDTLSEPEAIRDTEL from the exons ATGAACGACCGGTACCACCGGGCGGCCCGGGACGGCTACCTGGACGTCCTGAAGGAGGCCACACGGAAGGAGCTGAACGCGCCGGATGAGGACGGAATGACACCCACCTTATGGGCTGCCTACCACGGCAACATCGGCGCTCTGCGGCTCATCGTGGGAAGAGG agGGGACCCCGACAAGTGCGACATGTGGGGCAACACGCCGCTGCACCTGGCCGCCGCCAACGGCCACCCCAGCTGCCTGTCCTTCCTGGTGGTGTTCGGCGCCAACGTGTGGTGCCTGGACAACGACTACCACACGCCCCTGGACATGGCGGCCGCCAAGAGCCACATGGAGTGCGTGCGCTACCTGGACTCCATCGCCGCCAAGCAGATCGGCCTCAACACCAAGCTGGTGTCCAGGCTGAAGGACCGGGCGTTCCGCGCCGCCGAGCGCCGCATCAAGGACTGCGCCCAGCTGCAGAGGAAGCACCACGAGCGCATGGAGAAGAGGTTCATGAAGGAggcgtcggcggcggcggcggcggcggcgaccgAGGACAACTCGGACGCCATCAGCttcaacagctacaccaccgGCAGCAGCACCCGGTGCAACACCGTCACCTCCAATGTGCCGTACTCGCAG GCCACGCTGCACTCCACCGCCAAGGGCAAGGCCAAGATCCAGAAGAagctggagaagaagaagcagggGGACGGCACGTTCAAGATCTACGAGGACGGCCGCAAGAGCGTGCGATCGCTCGCCGGCCTCCAGATGGGCAGCGACGTCATGTTCCTCAAGCAGGGGACGTACGCCGGCCCCCGGGAGCGCTCGCGCCACAACCTCCGCGAGATGTTCTCCCGCGGCGTCCACGACAACATGATGGACGACTACGCCGACACCGTCTCCCGCGCCATCAGCGACCCGGGGCTCCACGAGGCCGCCTCCTCCGAGGTGAGCGCCGACTCGGGCCGCGACTCGCTCTTCACCCGGCCGGGGCTGGGCACCATGGTGTTCAGGAGGAACTACCTCAGCGGCGGGATGTTCGACGCCGGCCCGCGGGACGAAGGGAGCGTGGCGGACAGCGAGCCGGTCGGGCGGGCGCCGAATGTGCGCCTGCGGGGCCGCCTGCCGCTGCGCTCGCCCAGCCTGGACGAGGTCAGCATCGGCAGCGGCTTGAGCCTGCAGGAGAGGAACCTGCAGGAGCTGCCCTGGGAGGACGAGGACTTGGAGCTGGACGACGAGATGGAGCCCGAGAACAGCCCACTGGAGACGTTCCTGGCCTCCCAGAGCCTCGGCGAGTTGGTCTCGGTGTTCATGAGGGAGAAGATCGACCTGCAGGCCCTGCTGCTGTGCTCGGACCACGACCTGAACAGCATCCACGTCCCCCTGGGACCCAGGAAGAAGCTGCTGGACGCCTGCAGGAGACGCGTGGACACTCTGAGTGAGCCCGAGGCCATCAGAGACACAGAGCTCTGA
- the LOC130371678 gene encoding proton channel OTOP3-like, which produces MAANQVNGSRPWDSEKRWGVAEEEPSNQELNSDHRPQENVQELDQVDPVWAPSSRRLLSGFVGLNVVLLGAALVAGRAFNPTGISHQESEVYVLVLMGCSLAWMMWYLLWARKKPGISPHKDHHAGGLTVTVVLMLFAAFSLLLHLFRMGYFIIMSDCKPPAQVLSPFIEAPFLGVQTYLLWAHSKDCIHKHKILTRSGLMVILCADLLLWLNAVTEDTIHQEIELEKEKEFYFGGANLSESRETYDGAGLGNTTHCQCSASAACLVFRKGYEVLYPFNMEYYLMAGCMLYVMWKNVGRHMEPGHQPHQPTSQKLTMRIVYQGGVLLGPLLGLFVLLAGVAVFVLYQVWVGQAQLRLTAFLLFYGYHLTVMPLMSACCLVGMLVHKLERRAVEESHNPTRSLDVALLVGAALGQLALSYFSLVAALETGDLSPLGSLDLSYSLLSLLELMLQNIFIIEGLHRHPSLSRARKIRKERNSIFKLRKKVTAGSPEERKADDSLLTRTPTTPAPPAGQAEDRTNTWTKRATQEICAFLIFANIMLWIIPAFGVNPSFENGMGKKFFGFTAWFVLVNLGQPLGVFYRMHSVGALMELFLAA; this is translated from the exons ATGGCGGCAAACCAGGTGAACGGGTCCAGGCCCTGGGATTCAGAGAAGCGGTGGGGAGTAGCAGAAGAGGAACCCAGTAACCAGGAGCTAAACTCTGACCACAGGCCCCAAGAAAACGTCCAGGAACTGGACCAGGTGGACCCAGTGTGGGCGCCCAGCAGCAGACGCCTGCTCTCTGGATTCGTGGGTCTGAACGTGGTGCTGCTGGGGGCGGCACTGGTGGCCGGTCGGGCTTTCAACCCAACGGGCATCAGCCACCAGGAGTCCGAGGTGTATGTGCTGGTGCTGATGGGCTGCAGCTTGGCCTGGATGATGTGGTATCTGCTCTGGGCCCGCAAGAAGCCCGGCATCTCCCCGCACAAAGATCACCACGCCGGGGGTTTAACTGTCACTG TTGTCCTCATGCTTTTCGCCGCCTtcagtctcctcctccatctgttCAGGATGGGATATTTTATTATCATGAGCGACTGCAAGCCGCCAGCTCAAGTGCTGTCCCCGTTTATTGAGGCTCCCTTCCTCGGGGTCCAG acgtATTTACTCTGGGCTCACTCCAAAGACtgcattcacaaacacaaaatccTAACTAG GTCTGGGCTGATGGTCATTCTGTGTGCAGACCTGTTGTTGTGGCTCAACGCCGTGACGGAGGACACCATCCATCAGGAGATCGAGctagagaaggagaaggaattTTATTTTGGCGGCGCAAACTtgtcagagagcagagagacctACGATGGAGCAG GGCTGGGTAACACCACCCATTGCCAGTGCAGCGCCAGCGCCGCCTGCCTGGTCTTCAGGAAGGGCTACGAGGTGCTGTACCCCTTCAACATGGAGTACTACCTGATGGCCGGCTGCATGCTCTACGTCATGTGGAAGAACGTGGGCCGCCACATGGAGCCCggccaccagccccaccagcccacCTCCCAGAAGCTGACCATGCGCATCGTGTACCAGGGAGGGGTTCTGTTGGGCCCTCTGCTGGGGCTGTTTGTGCTGCTGGCCGGGGTGGCCGTCTTCGTCCTCTACCAGGTGTGGGTGGGTCAAGCCCAGCTCCGTCTCAccgccttcctcctcttctacgGCTACCACCTGACCGTCATGCCGCTCATGTCCGCGTGCTGCCTGGTGGGCATGCTGGTCCACAAGCTGGAGAGGAGGGCAGTGGAGGAGAGCCACAACCCCACGCGGAGCCTGGACGTGGCGCTCCTCGTGGGGGCCGCCCTGGGCCAACTGGCGCTCTCCTACTTCTCTCTGGTGGCGGCCCTGGAGACGGGCGACCTGAGCCCCCTGGGGAGCCTGGACCTCTCCTACTCCCTCCTCAGCCTGTTGGAGCTCATGCTGCAGAACATCTTCATCATAGAGGGGCTCCACCGACACCCGAGTCTGAGCCGGGCGCGCAAGATCCGAAAGGAGCGGAatagtatatttaag CTGAGAAAGAAGGTCACTGCGGGATCACCTGAGGAACGGAAGGCAGACGACTCTTTACTGACGAGAACCCCAACAacaccagcaccccctgctggccaaGCGGAGGATAGAACTAACACCTGGACAAAGAGGGCCACACAAGAGATCTGTGCATTCCTCATCTTTGCCAATATCATG CTTTGGATCATACCGGCGTTCGGAGTGAACCCCTCGTTTGAGAACGGAATGGGGAAGAAGTTCTTTGGTTTCACTGcctggtttgtgttggtgaaccTGGGCCAGCCCCTCGGAGTGTTTTACCGCATGCACTCGGTCGGAGCGCTGATGGAGCTGTTCCTCGCTGCCTGA
- the hid1b gene encoding protein HID1b, with translation MGNADSKLHFRKAVIQLTTKTQPVEASDDAFWDQFWADTAISIQDAFALVPAAEIRAVREESPSNLATLCYKAVEKLVQGADSGCPSDKERQIVLNCTRLLTRVLPYIFEDADWRGFFWSNVPGAGRAGCLDPDDDSDDARPLAESLLMAIADLLFCPDFTVRGHKKDGPESTEDIQSMDSCEYIWEAGVGFAQSPPHNYLHDLNRAELLKLLLTCFSEAMYLSPSTSDSRNPWVSFFCSTDDRHALPLFTSLLNVVCAYDPVGYGIPYNHLLFWDQREQLVELAVQILVVTLEHEVDPAAATALDQLETPGSPFAPDDHEPSGPENLFVNYLSRIHREEDFGFILKGIARLLNNPLAQTYLPHSTKKIQFHQELLTLFWKLCDFNKKFLFFVLKSSDVLDMLVPILFYLNDARADQSRLGLMHIGVFILLLLSGERNFGVRLNKPYLVRVPMDIPVFTGSHADLLIVIFHKIITSGHQRLQPLYDCLLTIIVNVSPYLKSLSMVAANKLLHLLEAFSTPWFLFTSAQNHHLVFFLLEVFNNIIQYQFDGNFNLVYAVIRKRSIFHQLANLPTDTAAIQKALQRIRKSPPAVSRAGSTEREAMEGSRPAAPAEPGTLKASLEATPAIDKLTEKSQVSVDGTMVTLKNRSPTQTAADTSAVAAASDTESNSEHDHEAVQSESGRRRLSSTASSSAVWRATPDWVLLWKAKLPLQTIMRLLQVLVPQVEKICIDKGLTDESEILKFLQHGTLVGLLPVPHPILIRKYQANASTTMWFRTYMWGVIYLRNVDPPVWYDTDVRLFEIQRI, from the exons ATGGGAAACGCTGACTCGAAACTTCACTTTAGAAAGGCAGTGATACAATTGACCACCAAAACACAG CCCGTAGAGGCTTCAGACGATGCGTTCTGGGACCAGTTCTGGGCAGACACCGCCATTTCCATCCAGGATGCCTTTGCTTTGGTGCCTGCAGCGGAGATCCGGGCTGTTAGAGAGGAATCCCCGTCCAACCTGGCAACCCTCTGCTATAAG GCGGTGGAGAAGCTGGTCCAGGGAGCCGACTCGGGCTGTCCTTCagacaaagagaggcagatCGTTCTGAACTGCACACGCCTGCTGACCCGCGTCCTGCCCTACATCTTCGAGGACGCCGACTGGAGGGGCTTCTTCTGGTCCAACGTGCCCGGAGCTGGAAGAGCCGGG TGTTTGGACCCGGACGATGACTCGGACGACGCGAGGCCCCTGGCAGAGTCGCTCCTGATGGCCATCGCTGACCTGCTCTTCTGTCCGGACTTCACGGTCCGAGGCCACAAGAAGGACGGCCCT GAGTCTACTGAGGACATCCAGTCCATGGACAGCTGTGAATACATCTGGGAGGCTGGAGTGGGCTTCGCTCAGTCCCCACCCCACAACTACCTCCATGACCTCAACAG GGCGGAGCTGCTCAAGCTGCTGCTCACCTGTTTCTCAGAGGCCATGTACCTGTCGCCCTCCACCTCAGACAGCAGGAACCCCTGGGTCTCCTTCTTCTGCTCCACAGACGACAG acacgcGCTGCCCCTGTTCACGTCGCTGCTCAACGTTGTGTGTGCCTACGACCCGGTGGGCTACGGCATCCCCTACAACCACCTGCTGTTCTGGGACCAGCGGGAGCAGCTGGTGGAGCTGGCCGTGCAGATCCTGGTGGTCACCCTGGAGCACGAGGTGGAcccggccgccgccaccgctcTGGACCAACTGGAGACCCCCGGCTCCCCCTTCGCTCCCGACGACCACGAG CCTTCGGGACCCGAGAACCTCTTTGTGAATTACTTATCCAGGATCCACAGAGAAGAG GACTTTGGCTTCATCCTGAAGGGCATTGCCAGGCTGCTGAACAACCCGCTGGCCCAGACCTACCTGCCCCACTCCACCAAGAAGATCCAATTCCACCAGGAGCTCCTCACCCTCTTCTGGAAACTTTGTGACTtcaacaag AAATTCCTGTTCTTTGTGCTGAAAAGCAGTGATGTTTTGGATATGCTGGTCcccatattgttttatttaaatgatGCCAGGGCCGATCAAT CTCGCCTGGGCCTCATGCACATCGGTGTGTTCATTTTGCTGCTGCTGAGCGGAGAGAGGAACTTTGGGGTGCGGCTGAACAAGCCCTACCTGGTGCGCGTTCCCATGGACATCCCCGTGTTCACGGGCTCCCACGCCGACCTGCTCATCGTG ATCTTCCACAAGATCATCACCAGTGGACACCAGCGCCTTCAGCCCCTGTACGACTGCCTACTCACCATCATAGTGAATG TTTCACCCTATCTGAAGAGCCTGTCCATGGTGGCGGCCAACAAACTGCTCCACCTTCTAGAGGCCTTCTCCACCCCCTGGTTCCTCTTCACCTCGgcacaaaaccaccacctgGTCTTCTTCCTTCTGGAGGTCTTTAACAACATCATCCAGTACCAGTTTGACG GCAACTTCAACCTGGTGTACGCCGTCATACGCAAGCGGAGCATCTTCCACCAGCTGGCCAACCTGCCCACGGACACGGCGGCCATCCAGAAGGCCCTGCAGCGAATCAGGAAGAGCCCCCCGGCCGTCAGCCGCGCCGGCTCCACCGAGAGGGAGGCCATGGAGGGCTCCAGGCCCGCCGCACCCGCCGAGCCCGGCACCCTGAAGGCCAGCCTGGAAGCCACCCCAG CCATCGACAAGCTGACGGAGAAGTCCCAGGTGAGTGTGGACGGCACCATGGTGACCCTGAAGAATAGGAGCCCCACCCAGACTGCCGCAGACACCAGCGCTGTTGCGGCAGCCAGCGACACAGAGTCCAACTCTGAGCACGACCACGAG GCTGTTCAGTCGGAGTCGGGGCGAAGGCGGTTGTCCAGcacggcctcctcctccgcagTGTGGAGGGCGACTCCAGACTGG GTGTTGTTGTGGAAAGCCAAGCTGCCTCTGCAGACCATCATGCGCCTGCTACAAGTACTGGTTCCCCAGGTGGAGAAGATCTGCATAGACAA GGGCCTGACCGACGAGTCTGAGATCCTGAAGTTCCTCCAGCACGGGACGCTGGTGGGCCTGCTGCCGGTGCCCCACCCCATCCTGATCAGGAAGTACCAGGCCAACGCCAGCACCACCATGTGGTTCCGCACCTACATGTGGGGGGTCATCTACCTCCG TAACGTGGATCCCCCAGTCTGGTACGACACAGACGTGAGACTCTTTGAGATTCAGAGGATCTAG
- the plaub gene encoding plasminogen activator, urokinase b yields the protein MHVTKGLGFLLCALAALSTTDAGLLRKERSVLYGRSRGICQNGGTSVASLLGGDHLFCLCPDGFAGDNCETDSSDGCIIGMGLYYRGTRSKSRSGRTCLEWDLHTRESFLTSDVNSGRHNYCRNLQFRLRPWCYVWKDGARARENCRIPRCNVQPGDSSEDPSPTLNPSPEPPKASTCGRRNSRQMKIVGGTIATVESHPWVAAIFWISKSRQRLFRCGGSLISPCWVLTAAHCFPEGAATKARRLSVILGKSALNETVPYSEQAFRVDEVFVHEAFDNSDGSYNNDIALLRLKGRPGQCANETRTVRTVCVPPPGDRLQAGIQCEIAGYGKEQQGLWYNSQYLRQGKVLLLAQDVCQDKDYYGHLITGNMFCAARPDWSQDACEGDSGGPLVCEVDDRLYLFGIVSWGDGCARENRPGVYTMVTNYNQWIAEKTGLSSFTASPMLAPEK from the exons ATGCACGTGACAAAAGGGCTTGGCTTTCTTTTGTGCGCCCTGGCCGCACTATCCACCACCGATGCA GGATTATTAAGGAAAGAGAGGTCAGTGTTATATGGACGTTCAA GAGGAATCTGCCAAAATGGGGGCACATCTGTTGCATCTTTGCTAGGAGGAGATCACTTGTTTTGCTTGTGCCCTGATGGTTTTGCCGGTGACAACTGTGAAACTG ATTCCAGTGACGGCTGTATTATCGGCATGGGGCTGTACTACAGAGGCACCAGGTCCAAATCAAGGAGCGGGAGAACATGTCTGGAATGGGACTTACATACCAGAGAGTCCTTCTTGACATCGGATGTGAATTCAGGAAGACACAACTACTGCAG AAATCTACAGTTCAGACTGCGTCCCTGGTGTTACGTCTGGAAGGATGGCGCCCGTGCCCGAGAGAATTGCAGAATTCCCCGCTGCAACGTTCAACCAG GTGATTCTTCGGAAGATCCTTCCCCAACTTTGAATCCATCCCCCGAACCACCAAAAG CATCAACATGTGGCCGGCGAAACAGCAGGCAGATGAAGATCGTGGGCGGGACCATAGCCACTGTGGAATCCCACCCATGGGTGGCTGCAATATTTTGGATTAGCAAATCCAGGCAGAGGCTATTCCGGTGCGGGGGAAGCCTGATCTCCCCCTGCTGGGTGTTGACGGCCGCCCATTGCTTCCCGGAAGG TGCGGCGACCAAAGCTCGACGCCTATCCGTCATTTTGGGGAAGAGTGCATTGAACGAGACCGTGCCATACTCCGAGCAGGCGTTCCGGGTGGATGAAGTGTTTGTCCACGAGGCTTTTGACAACAGCGATGGGAGCTACAACAATGACATTG CTCTGCTCAGGTTGAAGGGGAGGCCTGGGCAGTGTGCAAATGAGACCAGGACAGTCAGGACGGTCTGTGTGCCACCGCCTGGAGATAGGCTTCAGGCAGGGATCCAATGTGAGATAGCAGGCTATGGAAAAGAGCAGCAAG GCCTGTGGTATAACTCCCAGTACCTCCGACAAGGCAAGGTCCTTCTCTTGGCTCAGGATGTGTGTCAGGATAAGGACTACTATGGCCACCTGATCACAGGGAATATGTTTTGTGCTGCTCGTCCCGATTGGAGTCAGGATGCGTGTGAG GGAGACTCAGGAGGACCTCTGGTGTGTGAAGTAGATGACAGGCTGTACCTCTTCGGCATCGTCAGCTGGGGCGACGGTTGCGCAAGGGAGAACCGGCCAGGTGTGTACACCATGGTAACCAATTACAACCAGTGGATAGCTGAGAAAACCGGCCTATCCTCCTTCACAGCGAGCCCCATGCTGGCTCCTGAGAAGTGA